The window CAAAATCTGGCAACCAATACATCTCGTTTCCTAAGGACCAGAAAACGATACTGGGATGATTGTAATTTTGATTGATAATTTCTTTCATCATATTTGTGGTGTTTTCTTTCCACACATCATTTCCTAATCCTCCACGACACCATGGTAATTCATCCCATACTATTAATCCTAGTTCATTACAGGCTTTATAAACCTCAGGATCTTGCGGATAATGTGCTAGTCGCACAAAATTGGTTCCCATGCTTTTAATGAGTTCCATATCAGCACGATGTTGTTCATTGCTCATGGCTGCTCCTACTCCAGCATGCTCTTCATGTCTATGAGTTCCTCTCAATAATAATCGTTCTCCATTTAGATAAAAAGCACCGTGGTCCTTAAATTCAAACCAGCGTAATCCTACCTTTTCTTCAGTTTGATCGATGATCTCATCACCATCTTTTACCATGACTGTTAATGTGTAAAGATTTGGGGTTTTAGGGCTCCATAGTTCTGGATTTAATATTGGGTCTATAGTAACAGTGGCTACTCTATCCCTTATTTCCACTTTAGGACCAGCTATTATAGCACCATTAGGAGCTTTAAGTGTTGCATCGATTGTATTTCCTTCTAGAAATTGAGAAAAAGAAACCTCAGCAATAATAGTAGCGCTTTCTTTTGAAACCTCTGGCGTAGAAACTTTTACTTTATCAATATGTGTCGCCGGCAAAGTAACGAACCATACGTCTCTGGTAATCCCTCCAAAGATGAAGAAATCACTCTTCTGACTTGGAATTACTTCTGGGTCATAACTGTTATCTGCTCTAACTAAAACTTCGTTACTTCCTACTTTTACTACATCTGTAATATCGATGGTAAAACCTATGTAACCACCTATGTGACCACCAACTTTGGTTCCGTTTACATAAACTTCTGACACGATGTTTACTCCTTCAAAATAGAGTTCATAAACGGCATTTGAAGAAACCGTTTCAATATCCAACTCTTTTTTATACCAGCTAGCATTGCGTCTGTAACCTGGGTCAAGATCTGTCGCATCGAGCGCATTCCATGTGTGAGGAAGATCAATGTTTTCCCATCCTTCTATTTCTAAAGCTTGATTGGGTTGTAAAACTGATTCTTCAAGATACTGCCAGTCTTTATTAATATTTACTTTAGAACGAGTTACGGTTTTGTTACTAGTTGCCGTATCACAGCTTATGGTTACAATAAATAATAGGATAAAAAGTCTTAATAAATGTTTCATATAAGGATGATTGTAATTATTGGTTGAATTCTTCTAATCGTAGCATTAATTCTAGGAAATAATAATCTCCGTAGATGATAGGTTCGTCCATTTCTGAACGTTTAGACCAGTCACCTGAGCTATGAGCTAGAATAAAAGGGATGTCTAAATCTGCGGGAAGAATGTACTCTTCAGACTTTAAGCTATTCAATACTTGCTTACTGTAATTGATGTATTGTTCATCTTTTGTATAACCATACAACTCCACTAATGCCGATGCTACGATAGCAGCTGCAGATACATCTCTGGGCTCATTAGGAATATTAGGCGCATCAAAATCCCAATATGGGATACCGTCTTCTCTCATATTTTTATGATTGATAAAGAAGTTTGCGGTCGCTTCTGCTTGTTCTAAATAGCGCTTATCATTTGTGTAACGATATGCCATCGTGTATCCATAAATTGCCCATCCTTGACCACGTGCCCAAGCTGAATCATCGCTGTAGCCTTGATGCGTTACTCGATCTTTTACCTCACCAGAAATAGTATCATAAACGACTACATGAACCGTACTATCATCCTTTCTAAAATGATTTTTAAGGGTTGTATTTGCATGAGTAACTGCAAGCTTATGAAACGTAGAATCTCCAGAAAGCCTTGTCGCTTCAAAAAGCAATTCTAGGTTCATCATATTATCTATAATAACTGGGA is drawn from Nonlabens dokdonensis DSW-6 and contains these coding sequences:
- a CDS encoding glycoside hydrolase family 2 protein; the encoded protein is MKHLLRLFILLFIVTISCDTATSNKTVTRSKVNINKDWQYLEESVLQPNQALEIEGWENIDLPHTWNALDATDLDPGYRRNASWYKKELDIETVSSNAVYELYFEGVNIVSEVYVNGTKVGGHIGGYIGFTIDITDVVKVGSNEVLVRADNSYDPEVIPSQKSDFFIFGGITRDVWFVTLPATHIDKVKVSTPEVSKESATIIAEVSFSQFLEGNTIDATLKAPNGAIIAGPKVEIRDRVATVTIDPILNPELWSPKTPNLYTLTVMVKDGDEIIDQTEEKVGLRWFEFKDHGAFYLNGERLLLRGTHRHEEHAGVGAAMSNEQHRADMELIKSMGTNFVRLAHYPQDPEVYKACNELGLIVWDELPWCRGGLGNDVWKENTTNMMKEIINQNYNHPSIVFWSLGNEMYWLPDFEDGDNTVKMNEYLQLLNDLAHEMDPSRVTAIRKYYEGADIVDVFSPSIWSGWYSGSYKSYQKAIDQYKAQYKHFIHTEYGGSSHLGRHTENPITGEGEIQADGWEEAIVQTDVANIAQIGDWSENYMVDLFDWHLRISETDSTFVGNAQWAFKDFGTPLRPENDIPYINQKGLVDRDNNPKDSYYVFKSYWSDEPFAWIESHTWTERQGPEGTQREISVYSNAPEVEFFMNGQSLGTKKKDITKFPASGLTWTVDFIEGANTMKAIGTTTNGEQVTDELNVNYRFTKNSKAKELTLGSKKLDNGHYLITATAKDSNGLRCLDYEDRVYFQAMSGGATMKSLGTPTGSESIKMANGRASIVVQRDSSGAPLEVMVLNQSFKGTYLVID
- a CDS encoding glycoside hydrolase family 88 protein, with amino-acid sequence MKTIYNFGWLLTCMILLASCKPQEKEVDSSSATNIDLLLKARYEKLLRYPIESAAFPRSYNPDTKQILQRPSKDWTSGFYAGNLWMLSDVTGESRFRESAQKWTAFIEKEKYNDGTHDMGFKVYNSFGLGYNRTKNEEYKSILLKSAQTLATRFNPNVQSIRSWDFRRDQWEFPVIIDNMMNLELLFEATRLSGDSTFHKLAVTHANTTLKNHFRKDDSTVHVVVYDTISGEVKDRVTHQGYSDDSAWARGQGWAIYGYTMAYRYTNDKRYLEQAEATANFFINHKNMREDGIPYWDFDAPNIPNEPRDVSAAAIVASALVELYGYTKDEQYINYSKQVLNSLKSEEYILPADLDIPFILAHSSGDWSKRSEMDEPIIYGDYYFLELMLRLEEFNQ